The sequence ACCCCCCCCCTAAAGAAGGGGGAGGGGAAGCGGGAGACCAAAAGTGGAGGCTCATTCAGCTACCTGATGAAACGTCAAAAACCATAAAAAATGATTGTAAAGATGGAAAAACCGGGAAGCCGGGATTATGCAAAGGTCTTAAATTGTAATTCGCTCAGGAAAGAAATCTTGAATATTGAACAGATTTTTGTCCGTGCCGGTGTTTTGCCTTCAGCTAAAGAAAACAAGCTTCATTAAATAATTATGCTTCTCCTGCATAGCCCGGAAGGGAACACGATCCGGTGCAGTTATTTGTTAACTGCGTATGTTTTTACTTCCTGTTCCAACCTTTCTCCTAAGGCCTCGGCAGTAACATCGAGATCATACTGGGCCTGCAAACCCAACCAAAATTCAGCAGATATCCCGAAGAACCGTGCCAGCCTTAGAGCGGTATCAGCGGAAATTCTTCTTTTTCCAAGAACAATTTCATTTATTCTTCGGGCAGGCACACCTATACCTAGCGCAAGTCTATTCTGGCTTAGGTTCATGGGCTTAAGGAATTCCTCAGAGAGGACTTCACCGGGATGCACGGGATGGAGTATTTTTTTCATAATGTTTCTCCTTAATGGTAATCGGTTATTTCGACCTCGTGGGCATCACCATTTTGCCACTTAAAACAGACACGCCACTGGTCATTAATTCTTATACTTAACTGACCTTCCCGGTCGCCTTTCATTTTCTCCATCCTATTTGCAGGTGGAACTTTCAAATCCTTGAGAGTTTTAACGTTATTCAGTATCCGTAACTTTCTCAGCGCTACCTGTTGTATATCCTGCGGAAGTTTGTGAGACCCTTCACGGTTATATACTTTTTCGGTTTCTTTATCCTTAAATGATTTTATCATCTTAGAATATGGTATACCTACCAGCGTTTAACGTCAAGCGTTATATTTACGGTCAGATCAAAGTATTTCTGTATTACTCATTATTGCAGTTAACTTATAAGCTTTTTTCTGACGCTGCATTTCAGTTTCAGAAAAAAGCTGTTGAACTATAACGCTTATACTTACTATGGGCTTTCAATGGTTCAGCTTTTTGTATTATTATTGTCGTATCAGGGATAGACCCGGTGCATTTATACAGAGCAAGAGATATTTGTATTCCGGGAAGACCTGATTGAATGATTGAACCCCCCATAGTTTTTTACAACTATAGAGCAAAGCCGGTGAGGTGGGAAATAT is a genomic window of Pseudomonadota bacterium containing:
- a CDS encoding HigA family addiction module antitoxin, which codes for MKKILHPVHPGEVLSEEFLKPMNLSQNRLALGIGVPARRINEIVLGKRRISADTALRLARFFGISAEFWLGLQAQYDLDVTAEALGERLEQEVKTYAVNK
- a CDS encoding type II toxin-antitoxin system RelE/ParE family toxin, with the protein product MIKSFKDKETEKVYNREGSHKLPQDIQQVALRKLRILNNVKTLKDLKVPPANRMEKMKGDREGQLSIRINDQWRVCFKWQNGDAHEVEITDYH